The Pelobates fuscus isolate aPelFus1 chromosome 2, aPelFus1.pri, whole genome shotgun sequence genome has a segment encoding these proteins:
- the LOC134585524 gene encoding G-protein coupled receptor 35-like → MDCFNKSGVQDSSLQLLNLAVSIPLLVLGLFCNSIALWVFCCKLKKLTETTVFMVNLVISDIMILLTFPFRIYAFSDTWNLGSETCKTLLLMYFINTYMSIFSITAIAVDRYIAIKHPLKFRTWRSPAKAAYTCCALWFLFIATGVFRILQSRDFTLTTCFQKVTTEPFNMALVFVLVGFTVPLIIISYCSGEVLMLLRKKNASDTFEKKAVRKAFNIIMANLVVFVVCFLPVHVGYTVRFITESLNATCHTWEKVNFYTHVATLVANSNCVLDSVCYFFAAHEFWKATIL, encoded by the coding sequence ATGGATTGCTTCAATAAAAGCGGAGTTCAGGATTCTTCTCTTCAGCTCCTTAACCTAGCAGTCTCCATCCCACTCCTTGTTTTGGGTCTTTTCTGCAATAGTATTGCTCTGTGGGTTTTTTGCTGCAAACTGAAGAAATTGACTGAAACTACAGTGTTCATGGTGAATTTAGTTATATCAGATATCATGATTTTGTTGACCTTTCCTTTTAGAATATATGCTTTTTCAGACACGTGGAATCTTGGCAGTGAGACGTGCAAAACACTCCTACTCATGTATTTTATAAACACTTATATGAGTATTTTCTCCATCACTGCAATAGCTGTGGATCGTTACATTGCAATCAAGCACCCCCTGAAATTCCGAACTTGGAGGTCCCCAGCGAAAGCTGCTTACACATGCTGTGCCCTATGGTTTCTTTTCATTGCTACTGGTGTTTTCCGTATTTTGCAGAGCCGAGATTTTACACTCACCACTTGCTTCCAAAAAGTCACCACTGAACCCTTTAACATGgctcttgtctttgtcctggttGGTTTTACTGTTCCGTTGATCATTATCAGCTACTGCTCCGGAGAAGTTCTAATGCTTCTCCGCAAGAAAAACGCATCTGATACTTTTGAGAAGAAAGCAGTGAGGAAGGCCTTCAATATAATTATGGCCAACTTGGTAGTGTTTGTTGTCTGCTTCTTACCCGTCCATGTGGGTTACACTGTGCGCTTTATTACCGAATCTCTCAATGCCACTTGTCACACATGGGAGAAAGTTAATTTTTACACACATGTGGCAACTTTGGTGGCAAATTCCAACTGTGTCCTAGACAGTGTGTGTTATTTTTTTGCAGCACATGAATTCTGGAAAGCTACCATCCTTTAA